The Sneathiella limimaris region ATTTGTTAGTGGCATTCATGATGTATTTGGTTGCGGCTAATCTTGTTATTGATTTTATAGCTTCACCAAAAAATATCTAAGTGATGGTCAGCCCGAAGGCTGACCAACTTGGCTGGATCTTAAGCGATTGTCTGACCGCCATCGATAGTAATTGTTTGGCCGGTGAGGAAAGTCCCAGCATCTGAAGCCATTAGGATGGCTGTTCCTGCAATCTCCTCCGGTAATCCAATTCGCTGCAGTGGTGCCCGGGAAGTCGCTTTTTTGAGAATTTCCGGATTTTCCCAGAGCGCACGTGCAAAATCAGTTTTAATCAAACCAGGAGCAATGGCGTTCACCCGGATATTGTCCGCACCATGTTCAACAGCGAGGTTCCGAACCAGTTGCATATCGGCAGCTTTTGAAATGCTATATGCCCCCAGAACCGGTGATCCGCGCAGTCCACCAATTGATGAGACGATAATGATGGCACCATCTTTTCTGGCCTTCATCTCTGGCAGGACCATATTGCAGAGCCAGTGATTGGATTTGATATTTGCTGACATGATCTTATCAAAAGCATCATCTGGAATGTCCATTGAGGAACCAAAAAATGGGTTCAGCGCCGCATTGCAGACAAGCACATCGATCTGACCCAGCTTTTCATGGGTTTGATCCACTAGGTTTTGAAGGCTTTCTTTTGAGTTGATGTTGCACGGAATTACTACCGCACCTCCAGCACAACCTTCCGGTAGACTATCGTTGATTTCTTTGGCGACTTCGGCGCAAACATCTTCCTTGCGGCTGGAAATAGTTACTTTAGCCCCCTGCAGAGCCATTTGATGGGCAATTGCCTTGCCAATTCCCTTGCTGGACCCTGTAATGAGAATATTTTTTCCGGATAGATCAAACATGTTTTCCTCTTATCGTTCTTGATTATTGTCTTTTAGCTTAAACAGATGTTTTGATGCTGTCACCCGTCTATCTGATTAGGGATCCTGCATAAGTTCCTTAAGTTCGTATAACAGGTTTTGGGCTTCGCGAGGGGTCAGTTCATCAGGATTTAGAGATCGTAGTTTTTCCTCCAATTCTGATGGTGTAGTAGCTGCTTTCTCTTCTTCAATTTTTTCAACGACCGTTGCAAACAAAGGCAAATCATCTACAAGTTTAGTCTTACTGGTGCCCTGATCTTTTTCCTGCAGATGCGACATTACTGTTTCCGCCCGAGTGATGACCGCAGCGGGAAGACCAGCCAGCTTGGC contains the following coding sequences:
- a CDS encoding SDR family NAD(P)-dependent oxidoreductase, yielding MFDLSGKNILITGSSKGIGKAIAHQMALQGAKVTISSRKEDVCAEVAKEINDSLPEGCAGGAVVIPCNINSKESLQNLVDQTHEKLGQIDVLVCNAALNPFFGSSMDIPDDAFDKIMSANIKSNHWLCNMVLPEMKARKDGAIIIVSSIGGLRGSPVLGAYSISKAADMQLVRNLAVEHGADNIRVNAIAPGLIKTDFARALWENPEILKKATSRAPLQRIGLPEEIAGTAILMASDAGTFLTGQTITIDGGQTIA